The Astyanax mexicanus isolate ESR-SI-001 chromosome 7, AstMex3_surface, whole genome shotgun sequence genome has a window encoding:
- the fgf8a gene encoding fibroblast growth factor 8 precursor encodes MRLIPSRLSYLFLHLFAFCYYAQVTIQSPPNFTQHVNEQSRVTDRVSRRLIRTYQLYSRTSGKHVQVLANKKINAMADDGDVHAKLIVETDTFGSRVRIKGAETGFYICMNRRGKLIGKKNGQGKDCIFTEIVLENNYTALQNVKYEGWYMAFTRKGRPRKGSKTRQHQREVHFMKRLPKGHHIAEHRPFDFINYPFNRRTKRTRYSGER; translated from the exons ATGAGACTCATCCCATCACGATTGAGTTATCT ATTTCTTCACCTCTTTGCGTTCTGCTACTATGCTCAG GTAACCATTCAGTCCCCGCCTAATTTTACACAGCATGTGAATGAGCAAAGTAGGGTGACGGACCGAGTGAGCCGCAGGCTAATACGGACCTACCAGCTTTACAGCAGAACCAGCGGCAAACACGTCCAAGTCCTCGCCAACAAAAAGATCAACGCCATGGCCGATGATGGAGACGTACACG cAAAGCTGATTGTGGAGACAGACACATTCGGCAGTCGAGTCAGAATTAAAGGAGCAGAGACAGGATTCTACATCTGCATGAACAGAAGAGGAAAGCTGATTGGCAAG aaaaaTGGTCAAGGGAAGGACTGCATATTCACAGAGATTGTGCTCGAGAATAACTACACGGCTCTCCAGAACGTAAAGTACGAGGGCTGGTACATGGCGTTCACACGCAAAGGAAGACCCCGCAAGGGCTCCAAAACCAGGCAACACCAGCGGGAAGTCCACTTCATGAAGCGGCTGCCCAAAGGACACCACATCGCAGAGCACAGGCCCTTTGATTTCATCAATTACCCTTTCAACAGACGGACTAAACGCACCCGTTACTCAGGCGAGCGCTGA